A genome region from Arthrobacter sp. SLBN-100 includes the following:
- the purU gene encoding formyltetrahydrofolate deformylase: MSTVLETPVPAPRPGDSTAEPAAAVEHVLTVDCAESPGIVHAVSAFLLKHGCDIIDIKQYGDKAQRHFFMRVHFASAQELQSTEDLRRDFRPVGEKWQMNWQLEPHGRKRRVLVMVSQMGHCLNDLLFRARTGDIPVEIVAVVSNHRDQEGLVQWHGIPFFHVPVTAATKTEAEARLLELVDAFDVELVVLARYMQVLSDELSTRLAGRTINIHHSFLPSFKGAKPYHQAYERGVKTVGATAHYVNAELDEGPIISQQVIEVDHTYTADDLVAVGRDAECVALRNAVRWHCEGRILLLGNRTVILR; encoded by the coding sequence ATGAGCACGGTACTGGAGACGCCCGTCCCGGCCCCTCGGCCAGGTGACTCGACGGCGGAGCCCGCTGCCGCCGTCGAACATGTCCTGACCGTTGACTGTGCGGAGTCCCCGGGCATTGTCCACGCAGTCTCGGCGTTCCTGCTGAAGCACGGCTGCGACATCATCGACATCAAGCAGTACGGCGACAAGGCGCAGCGGCACTTCTTCATGCGGGTGCACTTCGCATCAGCGCAGGAGCTGCAGAGCACCGAAGACCTGCGCCGCGACTTCAGGCCTGTGGGGGAGAAATGGCAGATGAACTGGCAGCTGGAGCCGCACGGCCGGAAGCGCCGGGTGCTGGTGATGGTGTCCCAAATGGGGCACTGCCTCAACGACCTGCTGTTCCGGGCACGCACCGGCGATATCCCGGTGGAGATCGTCGCGGTGGTCTCCAACCATCGCGACCAGGAAGGCCTGGTCCAGTGGCACGGCATCCCGTTTTTCCATGTGCCGGTCACTGCGGCCACGAAGACTGAGGCCGAAGCGCGGCTGCTGGAACTCGTGGATGCGTTCGATGTGGAACTCGTGGTCCTGGCCCGGTACATGCAGGTGCTGAGCGACGAGCTCTCAACCAGGCTGGCGGGCCGGACCATCAACATCCACCACTCGTTCCTGCCCAGCTTCAAGGGCGCCAAGCCCTACCACCAGGCCTACGAACGCGGCGTGAAGACGGTGGGCGCCACGGCGCACTACGTCAACGCCGAACTCGACGAGGGCCCCATCATCTCCCAGCAGGTCATCGAGGTGGACCATACGTATACGGCCGATGACCTGGTGGCGGTGGGCCGGGACGCCGAGTGCGTTGCCCTCCGGAACGCTGTCCGGTGGCACTGCGAGGGGCGCATCCTGCTGCTGGGCAACCGCACGGTCATCCTGCGGTAG
- a CDS encoding DUF3100 domain-containing protein gives MSTTRTARVDKAGTKLTIPIAALALVIAVAVQFIGQLKIDVGIGAIIIFPMVWGLIVGLLVSVQKFKPLGIDLQRVAAALVGVAVLLLVARLAFNIGPSLPTLLKAGPALLLQEVGHLLGTIALALPLAVLLRMGKATVGATFSLDREPSFAMVSEKYGADSDQYRGVLAMYVFGTLFGAVYITLLTSLVANWKIFDPLALAMGAGVGSGSMMAASAASIVAGYPAEQEAILGMAAVSNLITTILGVYVGIYIALPLADRFYKFLTRKQTAREEAAVTAGAPAGASAGAPAARTAADIDREAAQAEENRRFRERVAESAAAIKLPLWLSLSVLTVLGIGTASVAAKGFSLTIVAGYATMLALVLVSIALAKATRKISAIVFVTTIGAYISSPWFFGAEALNAAVKTVDFLSIATVMLTLAGLSLGKDIPLLKNIGWKIIPVGLVAITASFLLSTVIAEFALGLWH, from the coding sequence ATGAGCACCACCAGAACAGCCCGGGTTGATAAGGCCGGGACCAAGCTGACCATCCCGATTGCCGCCCTGGCCCTGGTGATCGCCGTGGCGGTCCAGTTCATCGGGCAGCTGAAGATCGATGTGGGAATAGGCGCCATCATCATCTTCCCCATGGTGTGGGGCCTCATCGTTGGCCTGCTGGTCTCGGTCCAGAAGTTCAAGCCCCTGGGGATCGACCTGCAGCGGGTGGCGGCGGCCCTGGTGGGCGTGGCCGTGTTGCTGCTGGTGGCCCGGCTGGCCTTCAACATCGGTCCGAGCCTGCCCACCCTGCTCAAGGCAGGACCCGCGCTGCTGCTCCAGGAAGTGGGCCACCTGCTCGGCACCATCGCGCTGGCGCTCCCGCTGGCTGTGCTGCTGAGGATGGGCAAGGCAACGGTGGGCGCCACGTTCTCGCTGGACCGTGAGCCCTCCTTCGCCATGGTGTCCGAGAAGTACGGCGCGGATTCGGACCAGTACCGCGGCGTGCTGGCCATGTACGTGTTCGGCACGCTGTTCGGCGCCGTATACATCACACTCCTCACCTCGCTCGTGGCCAACTGGAAGATCTTTGATCCGCTGGCCCTAGCCATGGGTGCCGGTGTGGGGTCCGGCTCCATGATGGCGGCATCCGCGGCGAGCATCGTTGCCGGCTACCCGGCGGAGCAGGAAGCCATCCTGGGCATGGCCGCCGTGTCCAACCTGATCACCACGATCCTGGGCGTTTACGTGGGCATCTACATTGCGCTGCCGCTGGCCGACCGGTTCTATAAATTCCTCACCCGCAAGCAGACAGCCCGCGAAGAAGCAGCCGTGACGGCCGGTGCACCCGCCGGTGCTTCCGCCGGTGCCCCGGCCGCACGCACCGCCGCGGACATCGACCGCGAGGCCGCCCAGGCGGAGGAAAACCGGCGGTTCCGCGAGCGGGTTGCCGAGTCCGCGGCAGCCATCAAACTGCCGCTCTGGCTGTCCCTTTCGGTCCTCACGGTCCTGGGCATCGGCACGGCATCCGTGGCGGCGAAGGGCTTCAGCCTCACCATCGTGGCCGGCTACGCGACCATGCTGGCCCTGGTCCTGGTCAGCATCGCGCTGGCGAAGGCCACCCGGAAGATCTCGGCGATTGTTTTTGTCACCACCATTGGCGCCTACATCTCCAGCCCCTGGTTCTTCGGGGCGGAAGCGTTGAACGCGGCGGTCAAGACCGTGGACTTCCTGTCCATCGCCACCGTGATGCTGACCCTGGCGGGCCTGTCCCTGGGCAAGGACATCCCGCTGCTGAAAAACATCGGCTGGAAGATCATTCCCGTGGGGCTGGTGGCCATCACGGCGTCTTTCCTGCTCTCCACGGTGATCGCGGAATTCGCCCTGGGCCTCTGGCACTGA
- the cycA gene encoding D-serine/D-alanine/glycine transporter, which translates to MTTKPVISHQEPHLERQLTNRHIQLIAIGGAIGTGLFMGSGKTISAAGPSVIFVYMIIGFMLFFVMRAMGELLLSNLNYKSFSDFAADLLGPWAGFFTGWTYWFCWVITGIADVIAIAGYSKELWPGLPLWIPGLATVAILLFLNLVTVKAFGETEFWFALIKIVAIAALIIVGMFMIFTGFQSDAGPATFTNLWSHGGFFPNEFMGFVAGFQIAVFAFVGIELVGTTAAEAKDPEKNLPKAINSIPIRVLLFYVGALIILMSVTPWTQFQAGHSPFIAMFSLAGLGAAATVVNLVVLSSAMSSANSGIYSTSRMVYGLAQEGDAPSVFSNLSTRKVPQNALFLSCVLLLSGVVLMYAGQDIGKAFDMVTTVSAVCFVFVWSIILASYLAFRRRRPHLHEASKYRMPGGIPMVWAVFAFFAFVLWALTTQPDTLVALLVTPVWFILLGAAWLVLRRRPAHVARYETFKSELAQDLDTEASTIGRDLDGALKDGGKK; encoded by the coding sequence GTGACAACTAAACCTGTAATTTCCCACCAGGAGCCGCACCTTGAGCGGCAGCTCACCAACAGGCACATCCAGCTGATCGCCATTGGCGGCGCCATCGGCACGGGCCTGTTCATGGGCTCGGGCAAAACGATCTCCGCGGCTGGACCGTCCGTCATTTTCGTCTACATGATCATCGGCTTCATGCTGTTCTTCGTGATGCGGGCCATGGGCGAACTGCTGCTGAGCAACCTGAACTACAAATCCTTCAGTGACTTCGCGGCCGACCTCCTGGGCCCCTGGGCGGGCTTTTTCACCGGCTGGACCTACTGGTTCTGCTGGGTGATTACCGGAATCGCCGACGTCATCGCGATCGCCGGCTACTCCAAAGAACTCTGGCCGGGACTGCCGCTGTGGATCCCGGGCCTGGCCACCGTGGCCATCCTGCTGTTCCTGAACCTCGTGACCGTCAAGGCGTTTGGCGAGACCGAGTTCTGGTTCGCGCTGATCAAGATTGTTGCCATCGCTGCGCTGATCATCGTGGGCATGTTCATGATCTTCACGGGCTTCCAGTCCGACGCCGGCCCTGCCACCTTCACGAACTTGTGGAGCCACGGCGGGTTCTTCCCCAACGAATTCATGGGTTTTGTGGCCGGCTTCCAGATTGCGGTGTTCGCGTTTGTGGGCATTGAGCTGGTGGGCACCACGGCTGCCGAGGCGAAGGATCCGGAAAAGAACCTGCCCAAGGCCATCAACTCCATCCCCATCCGCGTGCTCCTGTTCTACGTGGGCGCCCTGATCATCCTGATGTCCGTCACCCCGTGGACCCAGTTCCAGGCCGGCCACAGCCCGTTCATCGCCATGTTCTCCCTGGCCGGCCTCGGCGCCGCCGCCACTGTGGTGAACCTGGTGGTCCTCAGCTCGGCCATGTCCTCGGCCAACTCCGGCATCTACTCCACGTCCCGCATGGTGTACGGGCTGGCGCAGGAGGGGGACGCGCCGTCGGTCTTCAGCAACCTGTCCACCCGGAAGGTGCCGCAGAACGCGCTGTTCCTCTCCTGCGTCCTGCTGCTCTCCGGCGTGGTGCTGATGTACGCGGGCCAGGACATCGGCAAGGCCTTCGACATGGTGACCACAGTGTCCGCCGTCTGCTTCGTGTTCGTGTGGTCCATCATCCTGGCCAGCTACCTTGCCTTCCGGCGTCGGCGCCCGCACCTGCACGAGGCGTCCAAGTACCGGATGCCCGGCGGGATCCCGATGGTGTGGGCTGTGTTCGCGTTCTTCGCCTTCGTCCTGTGGGCCCTGACCACGCAGCCTGACACGCTGGTTGCTCTTCTGGTCACCCCTGTGTGGTTCATCCTGCTCGGCGCCGCGTGGTTGGTGCTGCGCCGCCGGCCTGCCCACGTGGCCCGCTACGAGACGTTCAAGTCGGAGCTGGCGCAGGACCTGGACACCGAGGCGTCCACCATCGGGCGTGACCTGGACGGTGCATTGAAAGACGGGGGGAAGAAATGA
- a CDS encoding L-serine ammonia-lyase — protein sequence MAVGVFDLFSVGIGPSSSHTVGPMRAAAVFAEELKAHGKLADVASLRVDLYGSLAATGHGHGTMTAILLGLEGFHPELILPEEVEERLAVIAETGMLQLAGAVPLPYGVKDMVLRPLTILPRHTNGMTFTVSDVDGNVLHTATFFSVGGGFIVREGEEDAAQQELEESKKELPMPFRTAAELLEHCRETGLGISDVMRVNEEDSRTPEEIREGLLHIYSVMEGCVETSLKREGVLPGGLKVRRRAPDWYDRLKKESSRPDSEGQDQEFHDPKYWQEWVNLIALAVNEENASGGRVVTAPTNGAAGIIPAVLYYALHFAPGMENATQEDRDDVVVKFLLAAGAVGVLYKEQASISGAEVGCQGEVGSASSMAAAGLAEVMGGTPAQVENAAEIAMEHNLGLTCDPIGGLVQVPCIERNAIAAAKAINASKMALWGDGSHRVSLDEVIVTMRETGKDMSSKYKETAMGGLAVNVVEC from the coding sequence ATGGCTGTTGGAGTCTTTGATCTATTTAGTGTGGGGATCGGGCCTTCGAGCTCGCACACCGTCGGGCCGATGCGGGCTGCTGCCGTTTTTGCGGAGGAGCTCAAGGCCCACGGCAAGCTCGCGGATGTGGCGTCGCTGCGGGTGGACCTCTATGGTTCGCTCGCGGCGACGGGCCACGGGCACGGCACCATGACGGCCATCCTGCTTGGGCTGGAGGGTTTCCATCCGGAGCTGATCCTGCCGGAGGAGGTGGAGGAACGGCTGGCCGTGATCGCCGAGACTGGCATGCTGCAGCTCGCCGGCGCCGTGCCGCTGCCTTATGGGGTGAAGGACATGGTGCTGCGGCCGCTGACCATCCTGCCGCGGCATACCAACGGCATGACGTTCACGGTGTCCGACGTGGACGGCAACGTCCTGCACACGGCGACCTTCTTCTCGGTGGGCGGCGGGTTCATTGTCCGCGAGGGCGAGGAGGACGCGGCGCAGCAGGAGCTCGAGGAGTCAAAGAAGGAACTGCCGATGCCGTTCCGGACTGCCGCCGAACTGCTTGAGCACTGCCGGGAAACCGGGCTGGGCATCAGCGACGTGATGCGGGTCAACGAGGAGGACAGCCGCACTCCTGAGGAGATCCGCGAAGGCTTGCTGCACATCTACTCCGTGATGGAGGGCTGCGTGGAGACCAGCCTGAAGCGCGAAGGCGTGCTGCCCGGCGGGCTGAAGGTCCGCCGTCGGGCCCCGGATTGGTACGACCGGCTGAAAAAGGAAAGCTCTCGGCCGGACAGTGAAGGCCAGGACCAGGAGTTCCACGACCCGAAGTATTGGCAGGAGTGGGTTAACTTGATCGCCCTGGCCGTGAATGAGGAGAACGCTTCCGGCGGCCGGGTGGTCACTGCACCCACGAATGGTGCGGCCGGGATCATTCCGGCGGTGCTGTACTACGCGCTCCACTTTGCGCCGGGGATGGAGAACGCCACCCAGGAGGACCGCGACGACGTGGTGGTCAAGTTCCTGCTGGCGGCCGGCGCCGTCGGGGTGCTGTACAAGGAGCAGGCCTCCATTTCCGGTGCTGAGGTGGGCTGCCAGGGCGAGGTGGGCTCGGCGTCGTCCATGGCCGCCGCGGGACTCGCCGAGGTGATGGGCGGAACTCCTGCCCAGGTGGAAAACGCCGCCGAAATCGCCATGGAACACAACCTGGGCCTGACCTGCGATCCGATCGGCGGGCTGGTGCAGGTGCCCTGCATCGAACGGAACGCGATTGCCGCGGCGAAGGCGATCAACGCCTCGAAGATGGCCCTCTGGGGCGACGGTTCGCACCGCGTTTCCCTGGATGAAGTGATTGTGACCATGCGCGAGACCGGCAAGGACATGAGCTCCAAATACAAGGAAACGGCCATGGGCGGCCTCGCCGTCAACGTCGTGGAATGCTAA
- the lipA gene encoding lipoyl synthase, with the protein MTLAPEGRKLLRVEQRNSAVPVERKPEWIKAKVQMGPEFVGLKNLVKKEGLHTVCEEAGCPNIFECWEDKEATFLIGGSECTRRCDFCQIDTGKPSPVDRFEPTKVARSVQAMQLRYATVTGVARDDLEDEGVWLYAETVRKIHELNPGTGVELLIPDFSGKPEHIAAICDSRPEVFAHNVETVPRIFKRIRPAFRYERSLDVITQGRNLGMVTKSNLILGMGETREEISEALRDLHEAGCDLITITQYLRPSERHLPVDRWVKPQEFVDLQDEATEIGFLGVMSGPLVRSSYRAGRLWATAMRKKGWDIPAELAHIESSGTTRQEASSLLAATA; encoded by the coding sequence ATGACACTGGCACCTGAAGGCCGGAAGCTTTTGCGCGTTGAACAGCGCAACTCGGCTGTCCCGGTGGAACGTAAGCCGGAGTGGATCAAGGCCAAGGTCCAGATGGGCCCCGAATTCGTCGGGTTGAAGAACCTGGTGAAGAAGGAAGGCCTGCACACGGTGTGTGAGGAGGCCGGCTGCCCCAACATTTTTGAGTGCTGGGAGGACAAGGAAGCCACGTTCCTGATCGGCGGGTCCGAGTGCACCCGGCGGTGTGATTTCTGCCAGATCGATACCGGCAAACCCTCCCCGGTGGACCGGTTCGAACCCACCAAGGTGGCCAGGTCGGTGCAGGCGATGCAGCTGCGCTATGCCACCGTGACCGGGGTGGCCCGGGACGACCTCGAGGATGAGGGCGTGTGGCTGTACGCCGAGACGGTCCGCAAGATCCACGAGCTGAACCCCGGCACCGGGGTGGAGCTGCTGATCCCGGACTTCTCCGGCAAGCCCGAACACATCGCCGCGATCTGCGACTCGAGGCCTGAGGTGTTCGCGCACAATGTGGAGACCGTGCCGAGGATTTTCAAGCGGATCCGGCCCGCGTTCCGCTATGAGCGGTCCCTGGATGTGATCACGCAGGGCCGGAACCTGGGCATGGTGACCAAGTCCAACCTGATCCTGGGCATGGGCGAGACCCGGGAAGAGATTTCCGAGGCGCTGCGGGACCTGCACGAGGCCGGCTGCGACCTGATCACCATCACCCAGTACCTGCGCCCGTCGGAGCGGCACCTGCCGGTGGACCGGTGGGTCAAGCCGCAGGAGTTCGTGGACCTCCAGGACGAGGCCACAGAGATCGGCTTCCTCGGGGTCATGTCCGGCCCGCTGGTCCGTTCCTCCTACCGCGCCGGCCGGCTCTGGGCCACCGCCATGCGGAAGAAGGGCTGGGACATCCCCGCCGAACTCGCCCACATCGAGTCCTCCGGCACCACCCGCCAGGAAGCCAGCTCACTGCTCGCCGCCACGGCTTAA
- a CDS encoding amidohydrolase — MELTNPNPAPAALRGVLADGVDRWKPRVQALAQEIHAFKEISFEEVRSAGAIAALLEEAGFEVERGTSGLPTAFSASAGSGELTVALCVEYDALPDIGHACGHNLIAGASVAATLALRPLVDELGITLKAIGTPAEEHGGGKALMLERGAFDGVGLALMVHPVQDGLTYNPAGTSAQAVGRYKATFSGKAAHAAAAPHQGVNAADAAVLSQVAIGLLRQQIPSDHRIACFVAEAGHVTNIIPEKAVVQFECRAFTLPEYEALHQRVRNCFEGAALATGTTLVIEEAEPLYEPLLQDDALAAHWTDAMEAFGKDTSRSSGLSGGSTDMGNISQVIPSLHPWLSIPGADVPIHSHAFAALADSPEAYGVMFEAAVALAWTVAGAASTPSERDRFIKAAYRRRTFTQEGTS; from the coding sequence ATGGAACTGACCAACCCAAACCCCGCCCCGGCAGCCCTTCGCGGCGTACTGGCAGACGGCGTCGACCGCTGGAAACCCCGCGTCCAGGCATTGGCGCAGGAAATCCACGCGTTCAAGGAGATCTCCTTCGAGGAGGTCCGTTCCGCCGGGGCCATTGCCGCCCTGCTGGAGGAGGCCGGCTTCGAGGTGGAGCGCGGCACGTCGGGCCTTCCCACCGCCTTCTCAGCGAGCGCGGGAAGCGGCGAGCTGACGGTGGCGCTGTGCGTGGAGTACGACGCGCTTCCGGACATCGGCCACGCCTGCGGTCACAACCTGATCGCCGGTGCCTCCGTGGCAGCCACCCTCGCCCTGCGCCCGTTGGTGGACGAACTCGGCATCACGCTGAAGGCCATCGGCACCCCCGCCGAGGAGCATGGCGGCGGCAAGGCGCTGATGCTGGAGCGGGGTGCGTTCGACGGCGTCGGGCTGGCCCTGATGGTCCACCCGGTCCAGGACGGGCTCACCTACAACCCCGCCGGCACCAGCGCGCAGGCGGTGGGCCGGTACAAGGCAACGTTCAGCGGCAAGGCGGCGCATGCGGCGGCAGCCCCGCACCAGGGCGTGAACGCGGCCGACGCCGCGGTGCTGAGCCAGGTGGCCATCGGCCTGCTGCGCCAGCAGATCCCCAGCGACCACCGGATCGCCTGCTTCGTGGCCGAGGCCGGACACGTCACCAACATCATTCCGGAAAAGGCGGTGGTCCAGTTCGAATGCCGGGCCTTCACCCTGCCGGAATACGAGGCGCTGCACCAGCGGGTCCGGAACTGTTTCGAAGGCGCCGCGCTGGCCACCGGAACAACCCTGGTCATCGAGGAAGCGGAACCCCTGTACGAACCGCTGCTCCAGGATGACGCCCTCGCAGCGCACTGGACCGATGCGATGGAAGCCTTCGGCAAGGACACGTCGCGGTCATCGGGGCTCAGCGGCGGTTCCACCGACATGGGCAACATCTCCCAGGTCATCCCGTCCCTGCACCCCTGGCTGAGCATCCCGGGTGCGGACGTGCCCATCCACTCGCACGCGTTTGCCGCGCTTGCAGACTCCCCCGAGGCGTACGGCGTGATGTTCGAGGCAGCCGTGGCGCTGGCCTGGACCGTCGCCGGCGCAGCCTCAACCCCCTCCGAACGGGACCGCTTCATCAAAGCTGCGTACCGCCGTCGTACTTTCACGCAGGAAGGCACATCATGA
- a CDS encoding aldehyde dehydrogenase family protein: MSVTTSPTSSSAATAKTVLEAAFPAGLGTFVDGTVVTGSGEAITLTAAATGEAFVTYADPGAEGANAVLESSTAGAKVWGAMNGFERAAILRNVSRAVEQHGEELAILESATTGKPIRDTRVEAAKVAEMFGYYAGWADKLTGQTIPVPGNWHTYTERVPWGVVVAITPWNAPLFTAGWNSAAPLAAGNAVIIKPSEFTPASSVRLAQLAHEAGLPAGVFNVAAGLGQTVGAALTTDRRVGKVSFIGSVPTGRRVAVAAAQAGIPALLELGGKSANIVFADADLDRAADGAISAIFSGAGQSCVAGSRLLVERSVHAQFVELVAAKAARLRVGDPLSADTEVGPIITAQQFATVTTLIEAGMNDGGRRVTGAALPESLAGSALAGGHWVMPTLLDGVTPANRLETTEVFGPVVGADAFDSEAEAIARANNTNFGLAGAVWTSDVSRAHHVAREVKAGTFWINSYKTIHVAVPFGGFGDSGHGRSSGPGVLDEYTQTKAIWVPTRAAASPFPSLSY, from the coding sequence TTGAGCGTCACGACATCACCAACCTCCTCCTCGGCAGCAACCGCTAAAACCGTCCTGGAAGCGGCTTTCCCGGCGGGCCTCGGCACTTTCGTCGACGGCACGGTAGTTACCGGCAGCGGCGAGGCCATCACCCTCACCGCGGCTGCCACCGGCGAAGCCTTCGTCACCTACGCAGACCCGGGCGCCGAGGGCGCCAACGCCGTCCTGGAAAGCTCGACGGCGGGCGCCAAAGTTTGGGGTGCGATGAACGGCTTCGAACGGGCCGCCATCCTCCGTAACGTCAGCCGGGCTGTGGAACAGCACGGGGAGGAACTCGCCATCCTCGAATCCGCCACCACGGGCAAGCCCATCCGTGACACGCGCGTCGAGGCCGCCAAGGTGGCGGAAATGTTCGGCTACTACGCCGGCTGGGCCGACAAGCTGACCGGCCAGACCATCCCTGTTCCCGGCAACTGGCACACCTACACCGAACGCGTCCCGTGGGGCGTCGTCGTCGCCATCACGCCGTGGAACGCTCCCCTGTTTACGGCCGGCTGGAACTCCGCAGCCCCGCTCGCGGCCGGCAACGCCGTGATCATCAAGCCCAGCGAGTTCACGCCGGCGTCATCGGTCCGGCTCGCCCAACTGGCGCACGAAGCCGGCCTGCCGGCAGGCGTCTTCAACGTGGCCGCCGGGCTGGGCCAGACTGTGGGCGCAGCCCTCACCACAGACCGGCGCGTGGGCAAGGTCAGCTTCATCGGCTCCGTCCCCACCGGGCGCCGTGTTGCGGTTGCCGCCGCCCAGGCCGGGATTCCCGCCCTTCTGGAGCTCGGCGGCAAGAGTGCCAACATCGTCTTCGCGGACGCGGACCTGGACCGTGCCGCGGACGGCGCCATCTCGGCCATCTTCTCCGGCGCGGGCCAGTCCTGCGTGGCCGGATCGCGCCTGCTGGTGGAGCGCAGCGTGCACGCACAGTTCGTGGAGCTGGTGGCCGCCAAGGCCGCCCGCCTCCGGGTGGGCGACCCGCTCAGCGCGGACACGGAGGTGGGCCCCATCATCACGGCCCAGCAGTTCGCCACCGTCACCACGCTCATCGAGGCAGGAATGAACGACGGCGGCCGCCGGGTTACCGGGGCCGCGTTGCCGGAGTCCCTGGCCGGGTCCGCCCTGGCCGGCGGGCACTGGGTGATGCCCACCCTGCTCGACGGCGTCACACCCGCCAACCGGCTGGAGACTACCGAGGTCTTTGGTCCCGTGGTGGGCGCCGACGCGTTCGACTCGGAAGCCGAAGCCATCGCGCGGGCCAACAACACCAACTTTGGCCTGGCCGGTGCCGTCTGGACTTCCGATGTGTCCCGCGCCCACCATGTGGCCCGCGAGGTGAAAGCCGGCACGTTCTGGATCAACTCATACAAGACCATCCATGTGGCCGTTCCCTTCGGCGGCTTCGGTGATTCCGGCCACGGCCGTTCCTCCGGGCCGGGCGTGCTGGACGAATACACGCAGACGAAGGCCATTTGGGTGCCCACCCGCGCGGCCGCGTCTCCCTTCCCGTCCCTGTCCTATTAA
- a CDS encoding methylenetetrahydrofolate reductase: MFPIRIEIIPAEGIVEQVQALVPTTTTLSVTCLPHHGIERTMRTAVELSDLGYTVVPHLAARSIRSRAELTGIVRGCDAAGIREVFVVGGDRKQPAGVYDSALPVLEDIAQYSGGMMRAGVAGYPEGHPLVSPVDLLDGLLAKQHVASHVVTQMCFAAGKIHDFAALLRREGVHLPVWAGVAGSVPRTKLVALSTQIGVGSSLKFLSRKGPLARKLLSGDRYSPDSLIAGLESQPGNIAGIHLYSFNSLESVPAAPDQATASALQAALIRGAARDN, encoded by the coding sequence ATGTTCCCCATCAGAATCGAAATCATCCCTGCGGAGGGAATCGTTGAGCAGGTCCAGGCCCTGGTGCCCACGACCACCACGCTCAGCGTGACCTGCCTGCCGCACCACGGCATCGAACGGACCATGCGCACCGCGGTGGAGCTGAGCGACCTCGGCTACACGGTGGTCCCGCACCTCGCCGCCAGGAGCATCCGCAGCCGCGCTGAGCTGACCGGGATTGTCCGGGGCTGCGATGCCGCCGGTATCCGCGAAGTCTTCGTTGTTGGGGGAGACCGGAAACAGCCCGCCGGCGTCTATGACTCGGCCCTTCCGGTCCTTGAGGACATCGCGCAGTACAGCGGCGGAATGATGCGGGCAGGCGTCGCCGGGTATCCGGAGGGCCACCCGCTCGTCAGCCCCGTGGACCTGCTCGACGGCCTCCTGGCCAAGCAGCACGTGGCCTCCCATGTGGTCACGCAGATGTGCTTCGCCGCCGGCAAAATCCATGACTTCGCCGCGCTGCTGCGCCGTGAAGGCGTGCACCTGCCCGTCTGGGCGGGCGTGGCGGGCTCGGTCCCGCGGACCAAGCTTGTGGCACTGTCCACGCAGATCGGCGTCGGAAGTTCCCTGAAATTCCTCAGCCGCAAGGGGCCGCTGGCCCGCAAGCTCCTGAGCGGGGACCGCTACTCGCCGGACAGCCTGATCGCCGGGCTGGAAAGCCAGCCGGGCAACATCGCCGGCATCCATCTTTACAGCTTTAACAGCCTTGAGTCCGTCCCCGCGGCGCCGGACCAGGCAACCGCTTCAGCACTCCAGGCAGCATTGATTCGAGGAGCAGCACGTGACAACTAA